In Fundulus heteroclitus isolate FHET01 chromosome 16, MU-UCD_Fhet_4.1, whole genome shotgun sequence, a single genomic region encodes these proteins:
- the LOC118566397 gene encoding uncharacterized protein LOC118566397 isoform X1 → MQTGSSFNSKNLHTSRTPSPSRRGHGDPPGYSILRRATKGDSNGSFKSNDANSETKHDSHSSSHSWRGSKHSHRSSSLSRSASPSRQTRNNNRAACVTLETPETSGSTRHRTSRHGGDDDQHATRDERSFQRAHRLSPPPQIHIETYTSSQSSLESSESGRLSVGSTERNKEGYAGMADLPKVKMVHQKEGPGNMGQPPSHQPVRRQELFKPASHSLSRHPSIEWDDPGETDRDCHYAGSGYLSRAHSTTSLQVGCLWAVRVISRYEMSSLLQYLAKISTSFKLICIWSRYKHKHQWDFMAWNNTKQSMNAK, encoded by the exons ATGCAAACTGGCAGCTCGTTTAACAGCAAGAATCTGCACACAAGCCGCACCCCTTCTCCTTCCAGAAGAGGCCATGGTGACCCTCCAGGCTACTCAATCCTTAGAAGAGCCACCAAAGGAGACTCCAATGGTTCTTTTAAGAGCAACGACGCAAACAGTGAAACAAAGCATGACTCCCATTCCTCTTCACACTCATGGCGGGGATCCAAACATTCCCACCGCAGCTCCTCTTTATCTCGATCTGCTTCACCTTCTAGACAAACCCGGAATAACAACAGAGCTGCCTGTGTTACTTTAGAAACACCTGAAACCTCTGGTAGCACGAGACACAGGACTAGTAGACATGGCGGCGATGATGACCAACACGCTACTCGTGACGAGAGGTCCTTTCAGCGTGCACACCGCCTCTCTCCTCCACCTCAGATACACATTGAGACATACACCTCCTCGCAAAGCTCTTTGGAGTCCTCTGAGTCAGGTCGGCTCTCTGTGGGATCGACAGAACGGAACAAGGAGGGGTACGCTGGAATGGCCGACCTGCCGAAGGTCAAAATGGTCCATCAGAAGGAGGGTCCGGGCAATATGGGACAGCCACCGAGTCATCAGCCTGTTCGAAGACAGGAACTTTTTAAGCCAGCCAG CCACTCCCTGAGCAGGCATCCCTCCATAGAGTGGGATGATCCTGGGGAAACAGACAGAGACTGCCACTACGCGGGCAGCGGATACCTATCTCGAGCTCACTCCACTACGTCACTGCAGGTAGGCTGCTTGTGGGCAGTGAGAGTTATATCAAGATATGAAATGTCTAGCCTGTTGCAGTACCTTGCAAAAATATCCACGTCCTTTAAACTTATTTGCATTTGGTcacgttacaaacacaaacatcaatgggATTTTATGGCATGGAACAACACAAAGCAGTCCATGAATGCAAAGTAG
- the LOC118566397 gene encoding uncharacterized protein LOC118566397 isoform X2 produces MQTGSSFNSKNLHTSRTPSPSRRGHGDPPGYSILRRATKGDSNGSFKSNDANSETKHDSHSSSHSWRGSKHSHRSSSLSRSASPSRQTRNNNRAACVTLETPETSGSTRHRTSRHGGDDDQHATRDERSFQRAHRLSPPPQIHIETYTSSQSSLESSESGRLSVGSTERNKEGYAGMADLPKVKMVHQKEGPGNMGQPPSHQPVRRQELFKPASHSLSRHPSIEWDDPGETDRDCHYAGSGYLSRAHSTTSLQRSGSPTADEGSSWKSDHRRSEEMQVGATSPHVESMWVSHTFNGSGGFLID; encoded by the exons ATGCAAACTGGCAGCTCGTTTAACAGCAAGAATCTGCACACAAGCCGCACCCCTTCTCCTTCCAGAAGAGGCCATGGTGACCCTCCAGGCTACTCAATCCTTAGAAGAGCCACCAAAGGAGACTCCAATGGTTCTTTTAAGAGCAACGACGCAAACAGTGAAACAAAGCATGACTCCCATTCCTCTTCACACTCATGGCGGGGATCCAAACATTCCCACCGCAGCTCCTCTTTATCTCGATCTGCTTCACCTTCTAGACAAACCCGGAATAACAACAGAGCTGCCTGTGTTACTTTAGAAACACCTGAAACCTCTGGTAGCACGAGACACAGGACTAGTAGACATGGCGGCGATGATGACCAACACGCTACTCGTGACGAGAGGTCCTTTCAGCGTGCACACCGCCTCTCTCCTCCACCTCAGATACACATTGAGACATACACCTCCTCGCAAAGCTCTTTGGAGTCCTCTGAGTCAGGTCGGCTCTCTGTGGGATCGACAGAACGGAACAAGGAGGGGTACGCTGGAATGGCCGACCTGCCGAAGGTCAAAATGGTCCATCAGAAGGAGGGTCCGGGCAATATGGGACAGCCACCGAGTCATCAGCCTGTTCGAAGACAGGAACTTTTTAAGCCAGCCAG CCACTCCCTGAGCAGGCATCCCTCCATAGAGTGGGATGATCCTGGGGAAACAGACAGAGACTGCCACTACGCGGGCAGCGGATACCTATCTCGAGCTCACTCCACTACGTCACTGCAG AGATCAGGCAGTCCCACAGCAGATGAGGGCAGTTCGTGGAAAAGTGATCATCGCAGATCAGAAGAAATGCAGGTAGGCGCTACAAGCCCGCATGTTGAGTCGATGTGGGTGAGTCACACATTCAATGGAAGCGGTGGAtttctgattgattga
- the LOC118566397 gene encoding uncharacterized protein LOC118566397 isoform X3 produces MQTGSSFNSKNLHTSRTPSPSRRGHGDPPGYSILRRATKGDSNGSFKSNDANSETKHDSHSSSHSWRGSKHSHRSSSLSRSASPSRQTRNNNRAACVTLETPETSGSTRHRTSRHGGDDDQHATRDERSFQRAHRLSPPPQIHIETYTSSQSSLESSESGRLSVGSTERNKEGYAGMADLPKVKMVHQKEGPGNMGQPPSHQPVRRQELFKPASHSLSRHPSIEWDDPGETDRDCHYAGSGYLSRAHSTTSLQPLLSRDQAVPQQMRAVRGKVIIADQKKCR; encoded by the exons ATGCAAACTGGCAGCTCGTTTAACAGCAAGAATCTGCACACAAGCCGCACCCCTTCTCCTTCCAGAAGAGGCCATGGTGACCCTCCAGGCTACTCAATCCTTAGAAGAGCCACCAAAGGAGACTCCAATGGTTCTTTTAAGAGCAACGACGCAAACAGTGAAACAAAGCATGACTCCCATTCCTCTTCACACTCATGGCGGGGATCCAAACATTCCCACCGCAGCTCCTCTTTATCTCGATCTGCTTCACCTTCTAGACAAACCCGGAATAACAACAGAGCTGCCTGTGTTACTTTAGAAACACCTGAAACCTCTGGTAGCACGAGACACAGGACTAGTAGACATGGCGGCGATGATGACCAACACGCTACTCGTGACGAGAGGTCCTTTCAGCGTGCACACCGCCTCTCTCCTCCACCTCAGATACACATTGAGACATACACCTCCTCGCAAAGCTCTTTGGAGTCCTCTGAGTCAGGTCGGCTCTCTGTGGGATCGACAGAACGGAACAAGGAGGGGTACGCTGGAATGGCCGACCTGCCGAAGGTCAAAATGGTCCATCAGAAGGAGGGTCCGGGCAATATGGGACAGCCACCGAGTCATCAGCCTGTTCGAAGACAGGAACTTTTTAAGCCAGCCAG CCACTCCCTGAGCAGGCATCCCTCCATAGAGTGGGATGATCCTGGGGAAACAGACAGAGACTGCCACTACGCGGGCAGCGGATACCTATCTCGAGCTCACTCCACTACGTCACTGCAG CCGCTCTTATCCAGAGATCAGGCAGTCCCACAGCAGATGAGGGCAGTTCGTGGAAAAGTGATCATCGCAGATCAGAAGAAATGCAGGTAG
- the LOC118566334 gene encoding uncharacterized protein LOC118566334: MSLSGDEPTCPKFQPNIFDPSRCHECLRQRHLHTSAGERTEPEPQQKTPPEDGDTIGKSAALGSGIGSSRAVLLTPISSQEEERDTSSSSNKEDSDSLSVASSYCDVNGGQARHGETSLCILSPDCKLYICEDGDSTDSCRDQSEEFSSSVSTDDEYLPFQRRPTKLGMTRLDPPPHRSNPRQAWMEETRGSRSFSTSSGLKEDRAQRESGYYSLGRAAGVRFSENSQSTPFRHLERGHPVFSHRYIEPKDTIPFRNPNLGVASERPIPEVFNEEITVEFLPPDPYEVAVEVEAQVGPRSPSPTPFKIAESLASTGRKGVGRANPLSNNSSYQQSGRYDSSRQGSALQSRSSSPSRENLQLRRNESSSILKRTNFEGEGWFQGSTEGSRSSLQGAQARRFESGTLPRNFKSFASSPKPQAREAMKPLLKEGTTMVAH, encoded by the exons ATGTCCCTCTCCGGCGATGAGCCCACATGCCCCAAGTTCCAACCCAATATCTTTGACCCCTCCCGCTGCCACGAATGTCTGCGCCAGAGACACCTGCACACGAGTGCGGGGGAAAGAACCGAGCCAGAGCCTCAACAAAAAACCCCGCCAGAGGATGGGGATACGATTGGGAAGAGCGCAGCACTTGGAAGTGGGATCGGGTCGAGCAGGGCAGTGCTGCTGACGCCAATCTCATCTCAGGAAGAGGAAAGagacaccagcagcagcagcaacaag GAGGACTCTGACAGTCTTTCAGTGGCGAGCAGCTACTGTGATGTCAACGGAGGTCAGGCGCGTCATGGGGAGACCTCTCTGTGCATCTTGAGCCCTGACTGCAAGCTCTATATCTGTGAGGACGGCGACAGCACGGACAG CTGCCGTGACCAGAGCGAAGAGTTCAGCAGCTCTGTTAGCACTGACGACGAATACTTGCCGTTTCAACGTCGCCCCACCAAACTCGGCATGACCCGGCTGGACCCTCCGCCTCACCGCTCCAACCCTCGTCAGGCCTGGATGGAGGAAACGCGTGGCAGTCGCAGCTTTTCTACAAGCTCAG ggtTAAAAGAAGACAGAGCGCAGCGGGAAAGTGGCTACTACTCCCTTGGGAGGGCTGCTGGTGTGCGTTTTAGTGAAAATAGCCAATCCACTCCTTTCCGCCATCTTGAAAGAGGTCATCCTGTCTTTAGTCACAGATACATCGAACCAAAAGATACTATCCCTTTTAGAAATCCCAATCTTGGTGTTGCCTCGGAAAGGCCAATACCAGAGGTTTTCAATGAAGAGATTACGGTGGAATTTCTTCCGCCGGACCCTTATGAGGTTGCGGTTGAAGTTGAAGCGCAAGTTGGGCCCCGATCTCCAAGTCCTACTCCTTTTAAGATAGCAGAGTCACTGGCCTCCACTGGCCGAAAGGGTGTAGGTCGAGCAAATCCTCTGAGTAACAACTCTTCCTATCAACAGTCAGGGCGATATGATTCGTCGCGGCAAGGCTCAGCTCTGCAATCTCGCTCTTCATCCCCCTCACGTGAAAACTTGCAGTTAAGGCGCAATGAGTCCAGCAGCATTCTCAAGAGGACAAACTTTGAGGGTGAAGGTTGGTTTCAAGGGTCAACAGAAGGATCAAGAAGCTCCTTGCAAGGTGCCCAGGCTCGACGTTTTGAATCAGGAACTCTGCCAAGAAACTTCAAATCATTTGCTTCTTCTCCCAAGCCCCAGGCCA GAGAGGCCATGAAGCCTTTGCTCAAGGAAGGGACCACAATGGTGGCTCATTGA